TGTAGCGCTCGCCCACGATGACGTTGATGGCCGCCTGGGTGCCCACGAACTGGGACAGCGGCGTCACCATGATGGGGTAGCCCCACTCCTTGCGCACCTGCACGCACTCCTCCAGGATCGCGTCGAGCTTGTCGCGCTTGTCGATGAGCGCAAGTTGGTGGCGGAAGTTGGAGATCATGCCGCCGGGAACCTGGTGGGTGTACTGGGACTCGTCGTACTCCACCACCCGGCCCACCGGCAGGTTGTCGCGCTTGGCGATGTAGTGGAGCTTCTCGGTCACCGGCCTGAGTACGTCCTCGTCGATGAGCGGGTTGTGCCCCATGGCCCGCAGGTTCCGCGCCACGTTGAAGATGGACGGCTGCGCCGAGCCGTTGGCCAGCGGCGGGATGCCCGTGTGCAGCGTGGTCAGGCCCATGTCCACGGCCTCGAGATAACACAGGGGCGCCAGCCCGTTGTTGCAGTGGGCGTGGAACTCCACCGGCGTGTCGCCGATGTTCTCCAGCACGATGGGGATCAGCGTGCGCGCCCGCTCCAGGGTCAGGAGCCCGCCCACGTCCTTGAAGCAGATCCGCACCGGGTTCAGGGCCGCGGCCTCCCGCGCCTTCCGCGCGTAGTACTCGTCGGTGTGGCGCGGCGACACCGAGTAGATGAGGTTCACCACCGTATCCATGCCGAGCTTCTTGAGCCCGGTCTTCTCCACCTCGAACTCTTCGTAGTTGTTCCACGAGTTGGACGTGCGCGTCAGCGTGATGCCGTAGTCCATGATGCGCTGGATCATCAGCTCGAACACGCACACCGGGATCTTCTCGATGAGCTTGAGCCCGCCGTGGAGCCTCAGAGGCGTTTTGCGGAAGCGCTTGGTGCCCAGCCGGAACCAGTCCCAGGCGTCCTCCTTCTGCTCGCGCACCAGCTTCTTGAACATCACCGTGACGAAGAACTCGGCCGACTCGAACCCGGCCTCGTCGATGTGCTCCGCCACCGCCAGCATGGCGTCCGTGCGCATGTTCAGCGCCCACAGGCTCTGGTTGCCGTCGCGCACGGTGGTGTCGATGAAACGAACGTCGCTCATGGTTGGTCTTAGGCTCCTTGATGGGTGTTCCGATGCGGAATGTGTCGGTCCTCGAATGATGCCCGCAGGGTCTGGTGGTGTCAACTTGGTGCCGGCCCTTGCGACGCGGGGCTGTCCGCGACCTCGCGGCCGAGTCAATTGATTTAGTCCTGGTCTTGTTCTATCCCAGGACTGCCCGCGCTTGCGTGCCTCCAGCGGCACACGCGGCCTCTTTCATGCTCGACGACCTCACCCAAGCAATACTCTACGCCCTTGCCGCCGGCATCATCTGGGGCGTGGTCCCCACCCTGATCAAGAAGGGCATGGCGGAGTCGAACGTCAGCATGGCGACGCTCTGGACCCAGTACTGGTCCCTGGCGACCCTGGTGGCGGCGACGGCTTGGCGCGGGGAGTTCGTGACGCTGGATTGGTTTCCGGTGCTCTCCTTCATGCTCACGGGTGTGGCCGCCTGCCTGGGGAAGGTCTTTCTCAACCTGGGCATCGACAGCGTCGGGGCGTCGAAGTCGGTGACGGTGAAGAATTCGTCACCGCTCATCACCGTGCTGCTCGGATGGGCATTCCTGGGCGAGCACGTGAGCTGGGAGATCTTTGTCGGGGTGGTGGTGATCGTGGCCGGCGTGCTGCTCCTCACCGTGAGCCCACTGCAAGGGGAGGGCGCTCCCAACCGGGTCGTCTACTTCATGTACCCGCTGTTGTCCTCCTTGGCCTTCGGCATCAATCCGGTCTTCAAGAAGTGGGGGTTGCTGGCCGCCGGGGTGCCGGCCTTCGCGACCCTGATCAACCACATGACGGCCACGGTGATGCTGTTCACGGCCGGACCCTGGCTGGGCATCCAGGCATGGCGGCAGGAACGGGTGCCGCTCAAGAGCGGCGTGCTCTTCGCCATCGCCGGCGTCACGGAGGCCCTCGCTTCTCTCTGCACCTACCATGCGCTCTTGCTGGCCCCCGCGGTCCTGGTGGCGCCCATCTGGCGCATCTCGCCGCTCATCACCTTTGCACTGTCCCGCTTCACCCTGCGGACCCTGGAGAGCGTGACGATGCGGGACGGGCTGGCCGCGGCCTTCATCGTCGGCGGGGTCTGGGTGCTCAGTCACGGGGGCTGACCGATACTTGACTTCGTGTTCACTTAAACGGACGATCC
The genomic region above belongs to Deltaproteobacteria bacterium and contains:
- a CDS encoding EamA family transporter; amino-acid sequence: MLDDLTQAILYALAAGIIWGVVPTLIKKGMAESNVSMATLWTQYWSLATLVAATAWRGEFVTLDWFPVLSFMLTGVAACLGKVFLNLGIDSVGASKSVTVKNSSPLITVLLGWAFLGEHVSWEIFVGVVVIVAGVLLLTVSPLQGEGAPNRVVYFMYPLLSSLAFGINPVFKKWGLLAAGVPAFATLINHMTATVMLFTAGPWLGIQAWRQERVPLKSGVLFAIAGVTEALASLCTYHALLLAPAVLVAPIWRISPLITFALSRFTLRTLESVTMRDGLAAAFIVGGVWVLSHGG